The following nucleotide sequence is from Streptomyces pactum.
GGCACTCGCGGCCACCGCGAGTCCACGGATCACGGCGGTCTCGCCGACCACGAGTGCGGCGGCGGCGCAGACCATGGACGCGGCTGCGACCGACAGCGGAGGAAGCAGTTTGTGCAGGGGTGCGGATTGACGGTGGCGTCCACGTGGCATGGCCTGAAACTTACCGTGCGTACGGGGCGCTTGGGAGCGTCCCCGGGCAAACTCTTCCCCTCTTCCACATTTTCCGGCCGGTTTACCCGACGAGCAGACCCGTTTACCCGACGATCCCACCGGTTTACCCGACGATCGGACCGGTTGGCCCGGCGGACGGGGCCGGATTGGCCGATGCCGGATCGGCCCGCCCGGCCATCCCCACCGACTCAGCCGGTGAGCAGCCCCTTCTCCTTCAGGTAGTCCGCCGCGACATCGCCGGGCTTCAGCCGCTCCGCGTCCACCTTCTTGTTGAGTTCGGTGAGATCCTCCGTCGTCAGCACCTTGGTGATCTTGTTCAGCGCGTCCGCTATCTCCTTGTCACCGGCGGAGTCCGCATTCACCACCGGCAGCACGTTGTCCGCGTTCTGGAGGTTCTTGTCGTCCTCCAGCAGTACCAGTCCGAACTGGTCCAGCGTGGCATCGGTGGTGACGGTCAGCAGCATTTCGTCCTTGCCGTCCATGACCGCCTGCTTGGCCTGCACGCTCCCGACGTCCATCGGGTCGATTCCGTCGATGTCGATGCCGTACGTCTTCTCCAGGCCCGGCTGGCAGAACGGCCGCTCCGGGCATTCGTCACCCGCCGCCAGGGTGACCTTCTGACCGGATTTCCCGAGGTCCGAGAGCGTCTTGAGGTGGTGCTCCTCGGCGAAGTCCTTGCGCACCGCGAACGCGTTCTGGTCCACCGCCCGGCCGGGCTCCAGCGCTTTCAGACCGCGCGCCTCGGCGAGCCGGGTGAGCGCCTTCATCGTGGTGTCGATGTCGGGGGAGGCGACCGGCTCGGCGCCCGCCCCGTTCGCCTTGTGGTTGAGGTACTCCGCGAGGGTGGCCGCGTACTCCGGCACCACGTCCACCTGCCCCTTCTCCAGGGCCGGGGCGTACAGCTCGCGGGTGTCCACCGTGCGGACCGAGGTGGTGTACCCGGCGTCGGCGAGCACCCGTGCGTACAGCTCGGCGAGGATGCGGGACTCGGTGAACGTCGCGGAGCCGACCACCAGTTTCCCCTTGCCGCCGCCCCCGGAGGTGCCGCCGCCCCCGTCCCCGGACTCCTCCAGGCTGTCGCCGCCGCACGCCGCCAGCCCGGCCACCAGTGCGGCGGCCCCGGCCGCGGCGATCGCGGCCCGGACGGTCCGGCTCTTCCGCGCGGTCCTGCTCATACCGTCTCCTTCTCCCTCGTCCCACGGTCGGTGGCGCGCGGCGGGGCCGGGGCACGCCCGGTCCGCCGCCGCATCGGGTCCAGCAGCCACTGCACCACCACGAACACCAGTTCCACCAGCAGCGCCAGCACCGCCACCAGGAACGCTCCGGCCACCACCTGCGGCGTGTCGGTCAGCCGGTAGCCGGCCGTGATGATCCGGCCCAGCCCGCCGCCGCCGGGCAGCGCCGCGAGCGTCGCGGTCGCCACGACCTGCACCGCCGCCGTCCGCACCCCGGTCATCAGCATCGGGAGGGCGAGCGGCAGTTCCACCCGGGCGATCAGCTGGCCACCCGTCATGCCCATACCCCGGGCGGCCTCCACCACCTCCCGGTCCGCCTCCCGCATGCCCACATAGGCGTTGGTGAGCAGCGGTGGCAGCGCGAAGAGCACCAGGGCGAGCACGGTCGGCAGGTCGCCGTGCCGGCCCAGCGGGCTGAGCAGGAGGAGCACCAGCACCGCGAAGGTGGGCACCGCCCGGCCCGCGTTGGAGATGTTGATCGCCAGCGTGCCGCCCTTGCCCAGATGGCCCAGGAACACCGCGAGCGGCAGCGCCAGGGCGCAGGCGATGCCCAGCGACACGAACGTCAGCGTCAGGTGCTCACCGAGCCGGTTCCACACGCCCGCCTCGCCGGACCAGTGCGAGCCGGTGGACAGCCAGGTCCACGTCTCCCCGACGACACCCATCAGGCCACCTTCCGCTTCCGGGCCCACGGGGTCAGCAGCCGCTGGACGCCCAGCAGCAGCAGATCGGCGGTGACGGCGAGCACCACGCACAGCACCGACGCGGTGAGCACCTGCGCCTTGAAGAAGCTGTGCATTCCCTCGTAGATGAGGTTGCCCAGACCGCCGTACCCGATGATCGCGCCGACCGTGGTGAGCGAGATGGTGGAGACGGTGGTGATCCGCAGACCGGCCATCAGCGCCGGGAGCGCGAGCGGGAGTTCCACCCCGAAGAGCATCCGGACCGGACCGTATCCCATACCGCGGGCGGCCTCCCGCGCCTCCTCGGGCACCGCCGCCAGGCCGGCCAGGATGTTCCGCACCAGGATGGTCAGCGAATACAGCACCAGACCGGTGATCACCACCGAAACGGAGAGTCCGAATACCGGCAGCAGCAGCGAGAACATCGCCAGTGACGGAACGGTGTAGAGAATGGTCGTCAGACTCAGCAAGGGACCGGCGAGAAACCGCAGGTGACGGGCGAGCAGCGCCAGCGGAAAGGCCACCAGGAGGCCGATCCCGACCGACGCGAGCGTAATGCCCACATGCTGGACGGTCGCGTCGGTCAGCTCCTCGCCGCGGGTCCGTACGTATTCGCCGCAGATCCACTCGTTGGCGATGAGACAGTTCCCCTGCGCCACACCCACCTCCCCGTCAATTCCCGTTGACCCTATCGCCGGGTGCCGCCAATCTCGTCCGACCGCCACACAACAGCAACAATGTCTGCCGGGAATGCGGCCACAATGGGGAGCCATGATCCGTTTCGAGCATGTCACCAAGCGTTACGCCGATGGCACGACCGCGGTGGACGACCTGTCCTTCGAGGTGGCCGAAGGAGAACTGGTCACGCTCGTCGGACCGTCCGGGTGCGGCAAGACGACCACGATGAAGATGGTCAACCGGCTGATCGAGCCCACCGGTGGCCGGATCCTGCTGGACGGCCAGGACATCGCCGAGGCCGATCCGGTGAAGCTGCGCCGCCGCATCGGCTACGTCATCCAGCAGGTGGGACTCTTCCCGCACCGCACCGTGCTGGAGAACACCGCCACCGTCCCGCACCTGCTGGGCTGGCAGCGGAAGCGGGCGCGGGCGCGCGCCGCCGAACTGCTGGACCTGGTGGGGCTGGACCCGTCGGTGTACGGCGACCGGTACCCCGACCAGCTCTCCGGCGGGCAGCGGCAGCGGGTCGGGGTGGCCCGGGCGCTCGCCGCCGACCCGCCGGTCCTGCTGATGGACGAGCCGTTCGGCGCGGTGGACCCGGTGGTCCGCGAACACCTCCAGACGGAGTTCCTGCGACTCCAGTCCCAGGTCCGCAAGACGGTGCTCTTCGTCACCCACGACATCGAGGAGGCGGTGCGGCTGGGCGACCGCATCGCGGTCTACGGCTCCGGGCGGATCGAGCAGTTCGACACCCCGGCCACCGTGCTGGGCGCGCCGGCCACCCCGTACGTGGCCGACTTCGTCGGCGCCGACCGGGGGCTGAAGCGGCTCTCGGTCACCCCCATCGAACCCGCCGACCTGGAACAGCCACCGGTCGTCCACCTGGACGACCCGCTGCCCGAGGCCGTCGCGCGGCTCGCCGCCGAGGGCGCCCGGTGGGCGGTCGTGCTGGACGACGCCGACCGGCTGCACGGCTGGATCTCCCGCCGACGCGGCGGCCGGCGCCACGGGCGGCAGGGCGACGGGCACGGGCTCCGGGGCGGGCGGGGGCACGGACGGCGGGCCGGCCGGCCGAGGGCCGCAGGGACGGGCGGGGGCACGGACGGCGGGCCGGCCGGCCGGGGCACCGGCGGCGGCACGGTACGGGACCGGGCGCGCCGGATGGAGGCGTGGCTGCCGGTCGGCGCGCCCCTGAAGCAGGCGTTCGCCACCATGCTCCAGTACGACGCGGGCTGGATCGCGGTCCTCGACGACGACCGCTTCCTGGGCGTCCTCACCCCGGCCCGGCTGCACCAGGCGCTGCGCCGCTCGATCGACGCCGACGCGCGGGACATCGCCCGTTCGGACGTGTCCCTGGAGACCATCGCCGGCAGCTGACCCGCCGCCGGGGCCCGGATACCGGCCCGGGCCGGCCGGGACGCCCCGCACGGCGGGCGGCGGACGGGCCGTCCCGGGCCGCGCCGGACCATGCCGGGCATCGGACCATGCCGGACGGCGGAGGACCATGCCGGGCGGCGGGCGCGGGCGGCGGACGGCCCGAGCCGGTCGGCGACGGGCCGGGCCCGCCACCGACCGGTCGGACGGACCGCACCGGGCCGGTCAGGCCCGGGGCCTGCCGGGCCACGCCGGACGGCGGACCGGGTCCGGCCGGGCGCCTCGGC
It contains:
- a CDS encoding ABC transporter substrate-binding protein; this translates as MSRTARKSRTVRAAIAAAGAAALVAGLAACGGDSLEESGDGGGGTSGGGGKGKLVVGSATFTESRILAELYARVLADAGYTTSVRTVDTRELYAPALEKGQVDVVPEYAATLAEYLNHKANGAGAEPVASPDIDTTMKALTRLAEARGLKALEPGRAVDQNAFAVRKDFAEEHHLKTLSDLGKSGQKVTLAAGDECPERPFCQPGLEKTYGIDIDGIDPMDVGSVQAKQAVMDGKDEMLLTVTTDATLDQFGLVLLEDDKNLQNADNVLPVVNADSAGDKEIADALNKITKVLTTEDLTELNKKVDAERLKPGDVAADYLKEKGLLTG
- a CDS encoding betaine/proline/choline family ABC transporter ATP-binding protein (Members of the family are the ATP-binding subunit of ABC transporters for substrates such as betaine, L-proline or other amino acids, choline, carnitine, etc. The substrate specificity is best determined from the substrate-binding subunit, rather than this subunit, as it interacts with the permease subunit and not with substrate directly.), yielding MIRFEHVTKRYADGTTAVDDLSFEVAEGELVTLVGPSGCGKTTTMKMVNRLIEPTGGRILLDGQDIAEADPVKLRRRIGYVIQQVGLFPHRTVLENTATVPHLLGWQRKRARARAAELLDLVGLDPSVYGDRYPDQLSGGQRQRVGVARALAADPPVLLMDEPFGAVDPVVREHLQTEFLRLQSQVRKTVLFVTHDIEEAVRLGDRIAVYGSGRIEQFDTPATVLGAPATPYVADFVGADRGLKRLSVTPIEPADLEQPPVVHLDDPLPEAVARLAAEGARWAVVLDDADRLHGWISRRRGGRRHGRQGDGHGLRGGRGHGRRAGRPRAAGTGGGTDGGPAGRGTGGGTVRDRARRMEAWLPVGAPLKQAFATMLQYDAGWIAVLDDDRFLGVLTPARLHQALRRSIDADARDIARSDVSLETIAGS
- a CDS encoding ABC transporter permease, which codes for MAQGNCLIANEWICGEYVRTRGEELTDATVQHVGITLASVGIGLLVAFPLALLARHLRFLAGPLLSLTTILYTVPSLAMFSLLLPVFGLSVSVVITGLVLYSLTILVRNILAGLAAVPEEAREAARGMGYGPVRMLFGVELPLALPALMAGLRITTVSTISLTTVGAIIGYGGLGNLIYEGMHSFFKAQVLTASVLCVVLAVTADLLLLGVQRLLTPWARKRKVA
- a CDS encoding ABC transporter permease; its protein translation is MGVVGETWTWLSTGSHWSGEAGVWNRLGEHLTLTFVSLGIACALALPLAVFLGHLGKGGTLAINISNAGRAVPTFAVLVLLLLSPLGRHGDLPTVLALVLFALPPLLTNAYVGMREADREVVEAARGMGMTGGQLIARVELPLALPMLMTGVRTAAVQVVATATLAALPGGGGLGRIITAGYRLTDTPQVVAGAFLVAVLALLVELVFVVVQWLLDPMRRRTGRAPAPPRATDRGTREKETV